TATATGTGCTGTTAATTTATTAATGCTAAATAAAATTTTAAACAAACTAGTTAAAAACAAACTTAAATACATTCATGTAGATATAATGGATGGACATTTTGTTAAAAATTTTGGGATTAATTTTGAAACCGCTAAATACTTAATTGAAAAATTTCCAAAAGTTAATTTTGATGCTCATTTAATGGTCAATAACCCGCTTAAACATTTAAACCGCTTAATTGAAATTGGATTTAAAACAATTTTTTTACCAATTGAAAAAATAAGTAGGTTTAATTTTTTTAAAATTTTAAAAAAACATCCAAACATTTTTTTTGGAATTATGATCAAATCTAATGATGACATTAATGATTACAAAGAAATTATTAAAAAAACAAAAGTTATTTTGTTAATGACAATTAATAAAATAGGTGGCACAGGTGAAAAATTAAATCCTGATTTATTTTCTAAAGTTTATGATATAAAAAAAATAAATCCAAATATTAAAATTTATTCTGATGGTGGACTAAGGAAAGAAAATGCATATTTATTTAAAAAACATTTAATTGATGTAAGTGTTGGAGGCTCAATAATTTTTACATTTGAAAATATAAAAAAATTTTTTGATTGATGAAATAATGAAATTAACAATACTTAATATCTCAGTGATAATTTGCGGTTCTATTTTAGTCTTAATTTTAATCGGAACTATTATTTGAAGAATTTATGATTATTATGTCAAAAAGAATAAAACATCAAATTTAGAAAACTTAGGATTTTTTGATAAAAAAACAATTAATGAAATTTACCAAATACAAAATAATACTCAAACAGAATTTTTAGTTAATATTTTAGTAAAAAATAAATTTAGTGATAAAAAATATAGTATTTTTGGACAAATTTTAATAACTAATAACTGTATTTATTTATTAAGCAACATGATAACAAACATTAAAAATCATAAATTAGTTATTGAAAAAAATGGTTTATTTATTGATGATACAAAAAGAAAAAAAGTATCTAATTGAGAAACTTTTTGACTTTATGATCAAAAAAAATGACTTGATTGAAAATTCAAAAATACTAATTATGAAATTTTAATTTTAGTTGATGAAAGCATTGATTTAATTCAAATTACAAATAACTCGGACTTCAAAATAGTTAAACCATCTGAATTAAAACAAAAATTAAAAAACTCTAATAGTAAAACTTTAAATTTAAACAATATTAAAAAGATTTTTATTAATAATAATATTTTTAAAAACAAAAAAAATAATAATGGAAAAACAAGAAATAATTAATAAAATAACTAAAATTTACAATTATGAAAAAAACCAAATTGAAAATTTAAGTTTAGAAGAATTAAAAAATCTTTTAAAAGAATTGGAAGAAAAACAAGCTTTTATTAACAAAAATCCTAATAGTTTTTTTTATATTAAATCACTACCTGTTCCAAAAGAAGTAAAACAAATTAAATCTACAATACCTGGTTGAATTATATTTTTTGTTTTTATTTTTTTACTTTTAATGGTTTTTGTCATTTTTATGATTTTGGCTTTTAGATAGAAGGGTAAAATGAAATTATTTGACTTTAAAATGATGAAATATATTGATGAAAAACTTGATTGAAAACAAGTTATTCATGAAGGTGTAAAATTACTTGTTGATAACAACAAAGCAACA
This Mesomycoplasma neurolyticum DNA region includes the following protein-coding sequences:
- a CDS encoding beta/alpha barrel domain-containing protein, with translation MEYSQSICAVNLLMLNKILNKLVKNKLKYIHVDIMDGHFVKNFGINFETAKYLIEKFPKVNFDAHLMVNNPLKHLNRLIEIGFKTIFLPIEKISRFNFFKILKKHPNIFFGIMIKSNDDINDYKEIIKKTKVILLMTINKIGGTGEKLNPDLFSKVYDIKKINPNIKIYSDGGLRKENAYLFKKHLIDVSVGGSIIFTFENIKKFFDWWNNEINNT